The Synechocystis sp. PCC 7509 genome includes a window with the following:
- the fni gene encoding type 2 isopentenyl-diphosphate Delta-isomerase, with protein MKLPISSPDQTQTRKADHLRICLEEDVQFRANTNGLECYRFTHCCLPELDRSEIDLTTTFLGKQLLAPLLISSMTGGTEEAGIINQRLATVAQHYKIAMGVGSQRVAVEKPMVASTFAVRSHAPDILLFANLGAVQLNYNYGLDQCLRIVDLLQADALILHLNPLQECIQTTGDTNFRGLLDKIGILCEKLPVPVIAKEVGNGISAGMAKKLLEAGVKAIDVAGAGGTSWAKVESERAETPLQRRLGMTFADWGLPTAECITSIRSAAPKVPLIASGGLRHGLDIAKALALGADIGGMALPFLAAAAQSEAALDSLVEVLIAEITTVLFCTGNANIEQLKSSSVLQALS; from the coding sequence GTGAAATTGCCTATAAGCTCCCCCGACCAAACCCAAACCCGCAAAGCCGATCACCTGCGAATCTGTCTAGAGGAGGATGTGCAGTTTCGCGCCAATACTAACGGATTAGAATGCTATCGTTTTACTCATTGCTGTTTGCCCGAACTAGATCGCAGCGAAATCGATTTAACTACAACATTTTTGGGCAAACAACTATTAGCGCCATTATTAATTTCTTCGATGACGGGTGGTACAGAAGAAGCAGGAATTATTAACCAGCGTTTAGCTACTGTTGCCCAACACTATAAAATAGCTATGGGTGTAGGTTCTCAAAGAGTCGCGGTAGAAAAGCCGATGGTTGCTTCTACCTTTGCTGTGCGATCGCACGCTCCTGATATTCTCCTATTTGCTAATCTAGGTGCAGTGCAACTTAACTACAACTACGGTTTGGATCAATGTCTGCGTATAGTCGATTTGCTTCAAGCTGATGCCTTAATTTTGCACCTCAACCCCTTGCAAGAGTGTATTCAAACTACAGGCGATACTAATTTTCGTGGTCTGCTTGATAAAATTGGGATTTTATGCGAAAAGTTACCCGTACCAGTAATTGCTAAAGAAGTAGGTAACGGTATTTCGGCAGGAATGGCAAAAAAACTCCTAGAAGCGGGAGTAAAAGCAATTGATGTCGCTGGCGCGGGAGGGACATCTTGGGCAAAAGTAGAAAGTGAAAGAGCCGAAACCCCATTACAAAGGCGTTTGGGAATGACTTTTGCCGATTGGGGTTTGCCTACGGCGGAGTGTATTACAAGCATTCGCAGCGCCGCGCCAAAAGTCCCGCTCATTGCCTCTGGTGGATTGCGTCATGGTTTAGATATCGCCAAAGCTTTAGCACTAGGCGCAGATATTGGAGGGATGGCATTACCCTTTTTAGCGGCGGCGGCTCAATCGGAAGCGGCGCTTGATAGCTTAGTTGAGGTATTGATTGCCGAAATCACGACAGTATTATTTTGTACGGGAAATGCCAATATAGAACAGCTAAAATCATCGTCAGTTTTGCAAGCGTTAAGTTAG
- a CDS encoding dynamin-like GTPase family protein translates to MTEPLTQCQNLQAQVESILQLSHQEASLRSQDITPVQSSLRKAVSPTFEIVFAGAFSAGKSMLINALLERELLYSAEGHATGTECYIFYAEAEQEKVILTFLSEVEIREQAVALCQKLGLTAPSNINDTEMVNLLRQGCVLIIQKEGGESKSERAKQAKALILLLEGFETNRDRIHSLNNATYSMEQFNFANLKEAASFARRGSNSAVLKRIEYYCTHPLLKDGNVIIDTPGIDAPVQKDAELAYRKIEHPDTSAVVCVLKPASAGDMTKEETELIEKTNSNIGIRDRLFYVFNRIDETWFKPELKQRLDRLINSEFQNTTRVYKTSGLLGFHGSQVKQHTNKSDRFGLDSIFAESVGGLEGQEETPQFVNALMQYCALSGKLPPTFRIDVRGYETPNQNYERILNDYGMPLIDQLIIDSGIEEFRSAITRYLTEEKRPQLFSNLADDLQPVCINLRNNYLAKHRELDSQPREIEAMKARELELLSKELQDLGEHFFEHIELEVNQLVNNKCENFEKDFLLLQTRMIGKLDELLNTFSVADAYSRATLSHRRNATAPLIAILVEALYYLSNELEDVLVKSCQEVINSFFQRLIERVQKAEYYSHLYRLLGNDAGIVEQIKALETLVQHSLMDAAKVECDRFVRESPRFYDEGTFSIYQFRQTLAQTSQGYDSESMVQAQPAIRQLLKLDFEPKVSETIRKNFRANINAVLKNGLLPLAEKQANQILQQYNNARNHLEQTLEKEAEEKIAGNMRSQKEVESNISAYNQAVSGINGCLQAMQLHTHLLPLIADSDFKSVIVDTEVVSLSHFKVLAI, encoded by the coding sequence ATGACTGAACCTTTAACACAGTGTCAAAATTTGCAAGCGCAAGTTGAAAGCATACTTCAGTTATCCCATCAAGAAGCAAGTTTGCGATCGCAAGATATAACCCCAGTACAATCTAGTTTGAGAAAAGCTGTTTCTCCTACCTTTGAAATTGTCTTTGCTGGTGCTTTTAGTGCGGGTAAGTCGATGCTAATCAACGCCTTACTAGAAAGAGAGTTATTGTACAGCGCAGAAGGACACGCTACGGGTACTGAATGCTACATTTTTTATGCTGAAGCGGAACAAGAAAAAGTTATTTTAACTTTTTTAAGTGAAGTAGAAATTAGAGAACAAGCAGTAGCACTATGTCAAAAATTGGGATTAACAGCACCCAGTAATATTAACGATACTGAAATGGTTAATTTGTTACGTCAAGGATGCGTATTAATTATTCAAAAAGAAGGCGGTGAGAGTAAATCGGAACGCGCCAAACAAGCAAAGGCTTTGATACTTTTATTAGAGGGATTTGAAACAAACCGCGATCGCATTCATTCGTTAAATAATGCTACATATTCGATGGAACAGTTTAACTTTGCCAATCTCAAAGAAGCCGCCAGTTTTGCGCGTCGTGGTAGTAATAGCGCCGTCTTAAAGCGGATTGAATACTATTGCACTCATCCCTTATTAAAAGATGGAAACGTAATTATTGATACACCCGGAATTGACGCACCCGTACAAAAAGATGCGGAATTAGCTTATCGTAAAATTGAACATCCCGATACTTCCGCCGTTGTCTGCGTATTAAAGCCAGCTTCTGCGGGAGATATGACGAAGGAGGAGACAGAATTAATTGAAAAAACTAACTCTAATATAGGTATACGCGATCGCTTGTTTTATGTATTTAACCGTATTGACGAAACTTGGTTTAAACCAGAGTTAAAACAACGATTAGATAGATTGATTAATAGCGAGTTTCAAAATACTACTAGAGTCTACAAAACCAGTGGTTTACTAGGATTTCATGGTAGCCAGGTTAAACAACATACAAATAAGAGCGATCGCTTTGGTTTAGATTCTATCTTTGCTGAGAGTGTTGGGGGTTTGGAGGGACAAGAAGAAACGCCACAATTTGTTAATGCTTTAATGCAATATTGCGCGTTGTCGGGTAAATTACCTCCTACATTTCGGATTGATGTGCGCGGATATGAAACGCCAAATCAAAACTACGAGCGGATTTTAAATGATTATGGAATGCCATTAATCGATCAATTGATTATCGATAGTGGAATTGAGGAATTTCGCTCGGCTATTACTCGTTATTTGACAGAAGAAAAACGTCCTCAATTGTTTTCAAACTTAGCTGACGATTTACAACCAGTTTGTATTAACTTACGCAATAATTATCTTGCAAAGCATCGAGAACTAGATAGCCAACCCCGCGAAATTGAAGCTATGAAGGCGCGGGAATTGGAACTATTAAGTAAAGAGTTGCAAGACTTGGGAGAGCATTTTTTTGAGCATATCGAATTAGAAGTTAATCAATTAGTAAACAATAAATGCGAGAATTTTGAAAAAGATTTTCTATTGCTACAAACTCGCATGATTGGCAAATTAGACGAGTTATTAAATACTTTTTCTGTAGCAGATGCTTATAGCCGCGCTACTCTCAGCCATCGCCGCAATGCTACAGCGCCATTAATTGCTATTTTAGTAGAAGCACTTTATTATCTATCTAACGAATTGGAAGATGTTTTAGTAAAATCTTGCCAAGAAGTGATTAATAGCTTTTTTCAACGCTTAATTGAAAGAGTACAAAAAGCAGAGTATTACAGTCATTTGTATAGGTTGCTAGGCAATGATGCCGGAATTGTAGAACAGATAAAAGCATTAGAAACTTTGGTACAACATTCTTTAATGGATGCAGCAAAAGTAGAGTGCGATCGCTTTGTGCGAGAAAGTCCCAGATTTTACGATGAGGGGACATTTTCTATCTATCAATTTCGTCAAACATTGGCGCAAACATCCCAAGGTTACGACAGCGAAAGTATGGTACAAGCACAGCCAGCAATTAGGCAATTATTGAAGTTAGATTTTGAGCCAAAAGTCTCCGAAACTATCCGCAAAAACTTCCGCGCTAATATTAACGCTGTTCTCAAAAATGGTTTATTACCCCTTGCAGAAAAACAAGCAAATCAGATTTTACAGCAATACAATAATGCTCGCAATCATTTAGAGCAAACGTTGGAGAAAGAGGCGGAAGAAAAGATTGCTGGTAATATGCGATCGCAAAAGGAAGTAGAAAGTAATATTTCTGCTTACAATCAAGCAGTTTCGGGTATTAACGGTTGCTTGCAAGCCATGCAATTACATACTCATTTATTACCTTTAATTGCAGATTCTGATTTTAAATCGGTTATTGTTGATACAGAAGTTGTAAGTCTTAGTCATTTTAAAGTTTTGGCGATTTGA
- the sppA gene encoding signal peptide peptidase SppA codes for MRNFIKQTFTSAIGSLLGLFIFFGLGTIGLIGLLIAVGSQDNSPQVKNKSVLVLDLALNITDSKPNSTSSAALQEALSGEDRNRVTLRTVLNTLEKARLDPRIIGIYLDGSRSSEESTTGFATLKEVRSALEKFRAAGKTIVTYNVEWSERDYYLSSVANKIVINPLGAMELNGLSSQPIFLAGALEKYGIGIQIIRVGKFKAAVEPLILTKLSPENRQQTERLLGDVWGEWQSAVSTSRKVSIDKLQQIADNQGLLEATAAKSNGLVDEVGYFDEVLGELKKLTGSKADERTFKQINLVDYAGVSGKSLGVERNSKNHIAVVYAEGTIVDGQGGVGQVGGDRFARLFRQLQQDKTVKAIVLRVNSPGGSATASEVMQREIKIVGKTKPVIVSMGDVAASGGYWIATDAKRIFAEPNTITGSIGVFGVLPNFQKLANNNGITWDVVKTANLADSQTVARPKSPQELAVYQSSVNRLYSLFLSKVAEGRKIPAQKVAEIAQGRVWSGVAAKEIGLVDEIGGIESAIAYAVKQAKLGNDWQVTEYPTARSFEQRLLGQLGNEARVRLGGEAISKSPDLLTAEFKKLQQELEVLQSMNDPRGVYARLPFTLKIE; via the coding sequence ATGCGTAATTTTATTAAACAAACTTTTACAAGTGCGATCGGTAGCTTGCTAGGATTATTTATTTTCTTTGGACTAGGGACAATAGGACTGATTGGACTACTAATTGCTGTAGGTTCTCAAGATAACAGTCCGCAAGTAAAAAACAAATCGGTATTAGTATTAGATTTAGCGTTAAATATTACCGATTCTAAGCCCAACTCTACCAGCAGCGCCGCTTTGCAAGAAGCCCTATCAGGAGAAGATAGAAATAGAGTTACGCTGCGTACTGTCTTAAATACTTTAGAAAAAGCTAGGCTCGATCCGCGAATTATCGGTATTTATTTAGATGGCAGTAGAAGTAGTGAAGAAAGTACCACAGGGTTTGCCACCCTGAAAGAAGTAAGATCCGCTTTAGAGAAATTCCGCGCCGCCGGAAAAACGATTGTTACTTACAATGTGGAATGGAGCGAACGAGATTATTATCTTAGTTCCGTAGCTAACAAGATTGTGATCAATCCTTTGGGAGCAATGGAGCTTAACGGCTTAAGTTCTCAGCCGATATTTTTGGCAGGAGCTTTAGAAAAATATGGTATTGGGATTCAAATTATCCGTGTGGGTAAGTTTAAAGCCGCCGTCGAACCACTAATACTTACTAAGTTAAGTCCAGAAAACCGCCAGCAAACTGAGAGATTATTAGGCGATGTGTGGGGAGAATGGCAAAGTGCTGTTAGTACGAGTCGCAAGGTAAGTATAGATAAATTGCAACAAATCGCCGATAATCAAGGACTACTAGAAGCTACTGCCGCAAAAAGTAATGGTTTAGTTGATGAAGTAGGGTATTTTGACGAAGTTTTGGGCGAACTTAAAAAGTTAACGGGTAGCAAAGCGGACGAACGAACATTTAAACAAATTAATTTAGTAGACTATGCTGGCGTTTCTGGGAAATCCTTGGGTGTAGAGCGCAATTCAAAAAATCATATTGCCGTTGTCTACGCCGAAGGTACGATTGTGGATGGACAAGGTGGAGTTGGACAAGTAGGAGGCGATCGCTTTGCGCGTCTATTTCGCCAATTGCAGCAAGATAAAACTGTAAAAGCGATCGTTTTGCGCGTCAATAGTCCGGGGGGTAGTGCGACGGCTTCAGAAGTGATGCAGCGCGAAATTAAAATTGTCGGCAAAACTAAACCTGTCATTGTCTCTATGGGTGATGTGGCGGCGAGTGGTGGTTACTGGATTGCAACCGATGCTAAACGTATTTTTGCCGAACCAAATACAATTACTGGCTCTATAGGCGTGTTTGGAGTGTTGCCAAACTTCCAAAAACTAGCAAATAATAATGGCATTACTTGGGATGTAGTCAAAACGGCAAATCTTGCTGATAGTCAAACGGTTGCTCGTCCTAAGTCTCCTCAAGAATTGGCAGTTTATCAAAGTTCTGTCAATCGACTTTATAGTTTATTTTTGAGCAAAGTTGCCGAAGGGCGCAAAATCCCCGCCCAAAAAGTAGCCGAAATTGCCCAAGGGCGGGTATGGTCGGGGGTAGCAGCAAAAGAGATTGGTTTAGTTGATGAAATTGGTGGTATTGAGTCCGCGATCGCCTATGCCGTTAAACAAGCCAAGTTAGGCAACGATTGGCAAGTCACCGAGTATCCCACCGCCCGCAGTTTTGAACAACGTTTACTTGGACAATTGGGCAACGAAGCGCGGGTAAGATTAGGGGGTGAGGCTATAAGCAAGTCACCAGATTTGCTGACGGCGGAGTTTAAAAAACTCCAACAAGAGCTAGAAGTATTGCAATCAATGAACGATCCCAGAGGCGTTTATGCTCGTTTGCCGTTTACCTTAAAAATTGAATAA
- a CDS encoding PPC domain-containing DNA-binding protein, producing the protein MKTFAIRLKPEQDLRQALETFTQEKDIKAGFIVTAIGSLKQANIRFANQNKAAFLQDKFEILSLNGTLSKTGIHLHIAIADCQGKTIGGHLETGCIIYTTAEIVIGVSEDFIFARTIDAQTGYKELEILATQEYFD; encoded by the coding sequence ATGAAAACTTTTGCAATCAGGTTAAAACCCGAACAAGATTTACGCCAAGCTTTAGAAACATTTACTCAAGAAAAAGATATAAAAGCTGGATTTATAGTAACAGCAATAGGTAGTTTAAAACAGGCAAATATTCGTTTTGCCAATCAAAATAAAGCAGCATTTTTACAAGACAAATTTGAAATACTTTCCCTAAACGGCACATTATCTAAAACTGGCATTCATTTACATATAGCAATAGCCGATTGCCAAGGTAAAACTATCGGTGGACATTTAGAAACTGGTTGCATTATCTACACAACAGCAGAAATTGTTATTGGCGTAAGTGAAGATTTTATTTTTGCTAGAACCATAGATGCACAAACAGGATACAAGGAGTTAGAAATCTTAGCAACTCAAGAATATTTCGATTAA
- a CDS encoding DUF2157 domain-containing protein, protein MITDKFRSQLRREAEVWRTEGLINDSQHEQLAQRYQFNAIDTSSRNLFVMVLIGLGSILIGLGIITFVAANWQDLSKIAKILLLLSLFVSVNTTGFYIWRKSHDSNQRLGTGLLLLGALILGANMALMGQIYQVNNPFYELMLAWGIGVLAMAYSLRLTSLSLLSILLIWIGQWGFAIDSLFNNSWLYQQLSWSSLLGEHMPILACVMFIPLAYLCKSRWVFAFSAIAIISALISNHYFYAYGIGRLFNLSNLQISGWAIALLFTLPPILLWSYDDFRENRAISKSFKAISQNLALIYLAGIFYSFSFYSLWNNWSRESSETDLEKVSLFPLINLLILIVIGVWQWLRLANRISRHRPMQSQDLTTIVIGLLIVIPVSISSWHTYVAPIPEFATFAFNALLFILSIGLMREGLTHGQRRAFWFGLLLLVLRILNWFFLANTGLFFKSLVFVLCGVGVIAIGLWFEKYVRTFGNTNN, encoded by the coding sequence TTGATTACAGACAAGTTTCGCAGCCAGTTACGCCGGGAAGCGGAAGTATGGCGCACCGAAGGATTAATTAATGATTCTCAACATGAACAACTAGCACAACGCTATCAATTTAATGCTATTGATACATCTTCTCGAAATCTATTTGTAATGGTTTTGATTGGACTTGGAAGTATTCTAATCGGGTTAGGAATAATTACTTTTGTAGCTGCAAACTGGCAAGATTTATCAAAAATTGCCAAGATATTATTGTTACTAAGCTTGTTTGTAAGTGTTAATACTACAGGTTTTTATATTTGGAGAAAATCTCACGATTCTAATCAGCGCCTCGGTACTGGATTGTTGCTACTAGGTGCATTGATACTAGGGGCAAACATGGCACTAATGGGGCAAATTTATCAAGTCAATAATCCCTTTTATGAATTAATGCTTGCGTGGGGAATTGGTGTACTAGCAATGGCTTATAGCTTGCGCTTAACATCATTAAGTTTACTATCTATTTTATTAATTTGGATCGGTCAGTGGGGATTTGCTATAGATAGTTTATTTAATAATTCTTGGCTGTATCAACAACTTTCTTGGTCATCTTTGCTAGGGGAACATATGCCAATTCTTGCTTGTGTAATGTTTATACCTTTAGCCTATTTATGCAAGTCGCGCTGGGTATTTGCTTTTAGTGCGATCGCAATTATATCAGCTTTAATAAGTAATCACTACTTCTACGCTTATGGAATAGGAAGGCTATTTAATTTATCTAATCTACAAATCTCCGGTTGGGCGATCGCACTTCTTTTTACACTACCGCCAATACTATTATGGAGTTATGACGACTTTAGAGAAAATCGAGCAATATCAAAGTCTTTTAAAGCTATTTCTCAAAACCTTGCACTTATCTATTTAGCAGGTATATTTTACTCTTTTTCATTCTATAGTTTGTGGAATAATTGGTCGCGCGAATCTTCAGAAACGGATTTAGAAAAAGTAAGTTTGTTTCCGCTCATAAACCTTTTGATTTTGATCGTAATTGGTGTTTGGCAATGGTTGCGTCTAGCAAATAGAATATCTAGACATCGCCCAATGCAATCTCAAGACTTGACAACAATTGTTATTGGTTTATTAATAGTTATTCCCGTTTCAATTTCTAGTTGGCATACTTATGTTGCACCAATTCCTGAATTTGCCACCTTTGCTTTTAACGCGCTGTTGTTTATTTTATCTATTGGTTTAATGCGCGAAGGTTTAACTCACGGACAAAGACGGGCTTTTTGGTTTGGATTGTTGCTGTTAGTTTTAAGAATTTTGAATTGGTTTTTCTTAGCTAATACGGGATTGTTTTTCAAATCTTTAGTCTTTGTTTTGTGTGGAGTTGGCGTAATTGCGATCGGACTTTGGTTTGAGAAGTACGTCCGAACTTTTGGTAATACAAATAATTAA
- a CDS encoding GDYXXLXY domain-containing protein → MSQNEETRSPLPIWRFAVPLLFQVGLILALPAQSVYTHITGKTVILQTIPVDPYDPLRGYSQTLSYDISRLENLRKLPGWQEIKKQQKITNDNYLDSSTQLYVVLESPPDGAKQPPLAWKPVRVSGSPPTPLPANQIALKGRGAGNSIRYGLETYYFPESQQQEINQAVSQAQRGRSQLLVMEIKVDKQGNGVPVSLWIRDRNYRF, encoded by the coding sequence ATGTCACAAAATGAAGAAACGCGATCGCCTTTACCAATATGGCGGTTTGCTGTACCTTTACTATTTCAAGTTGGGCTAATTTTAGCTCTACCTGCCCAATCAGTGTATACGCACATTACAGGCAAAACTGTGATATTGCAGACGATTCCTGTAGATCCTTACGATCCATTACGGGGTTATTCGCAAACCCTAAGTTATGACATTTCCCGCTTAGAAAACTTACGAAAGCTTCCAGGTTGGCAAGAAATAAAAAAACAGCAAAAAATTACAAATGACAACTATCTAGATTCAAGTACACAGTTGTATGTAGTCTTAGAATCGCCACCAGATGGAGCAAAACAGCCCCCTTTAGCTTGGAAACCTGTAAGAGTAAGTGGCAGCCCGCCGACACCGTTACCAGCCAACCAGATAGCTCTGAAGGGCAGAGGCGCAGGTAATTCGATTCGTTACGGGTTAGAAACTTATTACTTTCCCGAATCTCAACAGCAAGAAATTAACCAAGCTGTTAGTCAAGCGCAAAGAGGACGATCGCAACTTCTTGTAATGGAAATAAAAGTTGATAAACAAGGGAATGGCGTACCCGTTAGTCTATGGATACGCGATCGCAACTACCGCTTTTAA
- a CDS encoding RDD family protein, translated as MHIFNRVTHQTPESVELEFTLAGIGSRAWALVIDYNVLAAILIGFLLIIWVISSLLVGSWGSFFGTRNIELWLGAIAFITIFAIYTGYFVFFETLWQGQTPGKRLAKIRVIQDDGRLIGLQQATLRALIRSVDDTFFVGALLIMLTKKEKRLGDLLAGTIVIQTEVSTNSASFPVSSKAQEIAMQLQQSQANFSQLLPDEFATIRDYLQRRSQMTPKAKKEVSLQLAKQTKAIIGLDKLPTPVEPDVFLEAVYLAYQQQ; from the coding sequence ATGCACATTTTTAATCGAGTTACTCACCAAACGCCCGAAAGCGTAGAATTAGAATTTACTTTAGCAGGGATTGGTAGTCGGGCTTGGGCATTGGTAATTGATTACAATGTTTTGGCGGCGATTTTAATCGGCTTTTTGCTGATTATCTGGGTAATTTCTAGTTTATTAGTGGGAAGTTGGGGTAGTTTTTTTGGGACTCGGAATATAGAACTATGGTTAGGTGCGATCGCATTTATAACTATATTTGCAATTTACACTGGCTATTTTGTCTTTTTTGAGACTTTGTGGCAAGGACAAACGCCGGGAAAACGGTTAGCAAAAATTCGCGTTATTCAAGATGATGGCAGATTAATCGGACTGCAACAAGCCACTTTAAGAGCCTTAATCCGTAGTGTTGATGATACTTTTTTTGTTGGAGCATTGTTAATTATGCTGACAAAAAAAGAAAAACGGTTAGGGGATTTATTAGCGGGAACTATAGTTATTCAAACCGAAGTTTCAACCAACTCTGCAAGTTTTCCCGTATCTAGTAAGGCGCAGGAAATAGCGATGCAATTACAACAAAGTCAGGCTAATTTTAGTCAACTATTACCCGATGAATTTGCCACTATCCGCGACTATCTCCAGCGACGATCGCAAATGACCCCAAAAGCAAAAAAGGAGGTAAGTTTGCAACTCGCCAAGCAGACTAAAGCAATTATTGGCTTAGATAAACTACCTACACCCGTTGAACCGGATGTATTTTTGGAAGCCGTTTATTTGGCGTACCAACAGCAATAG
- a CDS encoding geranylgeranyl reductase family protein — MYDCIIVGAGPAGGTAAYHLAKKGRSVLVLEKESLPRYKPCGGGVSPAIAQWFDFDFSPAISVKVNTIRYTWKMGDPVQAQLNTPEPMWMVRRDVFDHFLIQQAQKQGAELKDSTEVKSIEFKNDSWQVNTSNGEFSGRFLIAADGAKGPMAKLLGFKERQRRLGAALEAEAVAKVENSNIAHFEFGMVKNGYIWNFPKADGYSIGIGTFRGGEGQDFKKILGEYSHLFGIDMKTTKQYGHPLCLWDGNQRLHTQNAVLAGEAACVVDPMTAEGIRPSIFSGLKAAESIDRAIGGDLDALEKYTQVITEEWGSEMIWAQRLAAVFYRVPGIGYRVGVKRPTATQRMGKILCGEMGYSEVAGRALKRLSGSLIPGMGG; from the coding sequence ATGTACGATTGCATTATTGTCGGAGCAGGCCCCGCAGGTGGCACGGCTGCTTATCATTTAGCCAAAAAAGGGCGTTCCGTTTTAGTGTTAGAAAAAGAATCGCTCCCAAGATATAAGCCTTGTGGTGGTGGGGTTTCTCCGGCGATCGCCCAGTGGTTTGATTTTGACTTTTCCCCAGCAATTTCTGTCAAGGTTAATACTATTCGCTACACCTGGAAAATGGGCGATCCGGTACAAGCGCAATTAAATACACCAGAGCCAATGTGGATGGTAAGGCGCGATGTTTTCGACCATTTTTTGATCCAGCAGGCACAAAAACAAGGCGCAGAACTCAAAGACAGTACCGAAGTTAAGAGTATTGAGTTTAAAAACGATTCTTGGCAAGTTAATACTAGCAATGGCGAGTTTAGCGGACGATTTTTGATTGCGGCGGATGGCGCTAAAGGGCCAATGGCAAAGTTACTAGGCTTTAAAGAGCGTCAGCGCCGTTTGGGAGCAGCTTTAGAAGCGGAGGCTGTAGCCAAGGTAGAAAACAGTAATATTGCTCATTTTGAGTTTGGTATGGTCAAAAATGGCTATATTTGGAACTTCCCTAAAGCTGACGGTTACTCGATTGGGATTGGTACTTTTCGCGGGGGTGAAGGGCAAGATTTTAAGAAAATCTTAGGCGAATATAGTCATTTGTTTGGCATTGATATGAAAACTACCAAACAATACGGGCATCCTTTGTGTTTATGGGATGGAAATCAAAGATTGCATACGCAAAATGCAGTTTTAGCTGGGGAAGCGGCTTGTGTAGTCGATCCGATGACCGCCGAAGGGATTCGTCCCTCAATTTTTAGCGGTTTAAAGGCAGCAGAATCAATCGATCGTGCTATTGGTGGCGATTTGGATGCGTTGGAAAAATACACCCAAGTTATTACCGAAGAATGGGGATCGGAAATGATTTGGGCGCAGCGTTTGGCGGCGGTATTTTACCGAGTTCCCGGAATTGGTTACAGAGTCGGGGTTAAACGCCCTACGGCTACTCAACGGATGGGTAAAATTCTCTGTGGAGAGATGGGTTACAGCGAAGTGGCGGGACGCGCTCTTAAGCGTCTTAGTGGTAGTTTGATTCCTGGTATGGGCGGATAG
- a CDS encoding stage II sporulation protein M, whose amino-acid sequence MNIQRWIARRETDWKRLDALLGQAEKKGIKSLEAEEIATLASLYRSVAADFARARTQQAGTLITQNLQSLTTRAYNQIYQGSRRQEWQAVKEFYRTGLPLLIQETSGYIALATGIFLFGSAIAWWYAWQDPAFLPLVVPQELITKVRDKHELWMGSIVGIEPLASSGITVNNISVSFAAITGGLSAGLYTAYIMGYNGLSIGAIATLVGQNNLAYPFWAFVFPHGALELPAIFFAGGAGLLIAKAILFPGKYRRLDALRFYGSKAVQLLFAVVPMLVIAGTIEGFFSPSPSVNPAIKYLVGIIIFTLLVLYCSQNKREFAP is encoded by the coding sequence ATGAACATTCAACGTTGGATTGCCAGACGAGAAACAGACTGGAAGCGTCTAGATGCCTTGCTAGGGCAGGCAGAGAAAAAAGGGATTAAATCGCTAGAAGCTGAGGAAATAGCCACCTTAGCAAGCTTGTATCGCTCGGTAGCCGCAGATTTTGCCCGCGCTCGTACCCAACAAGCGGGAACTTTAATTACCCAAAATTTACAATCATTAACAACTCGCGCCTACAACCAAATTTATCAGGGTTCAAGGCGACAAGAATGGCAAGCGGTAAAAGAGTTTTATCGCACTGGCTTACCGTTGTTAATTCAGGAAACATCAGGCTATATTGCCTTGGCGACAGGGATATTTTTATTTGGGAGTGCGATCGCCTGGTGGTATGCTTGGCAAGATCCGGCATTTTTGCCCCTTGTAGTGCCGCAGGAATTAATTACTAAGGTTCGAGACAAACACGAGCTATGGATGGGTTCAATTGTAGGGATTGAGCCATTAGCTTCTAGTGGTATCACAGTCAACAATATTTCTGTATCCTTTGCAGCGATAACTGGAGGATTGAGCGCCGGATTATATACAGCCTATATTATGGGCTATAACGGCTTAAGTATTGGGGCGATCGCTACTTTAGTTGGTCAAAATAATTTAGCTTATCCCTTTTGGGCGTTTGTCTTTCCTCACGGTGCTTTGGAATTACCAGCGATATTTTTTGCTGGCGGTGCGGGGTTATTAATTGCTAAAGCCATTTTGTTTCCTGGTAAGTATCGCCGCTTGGATGCTTTGCGCTTTTATGGTTCTAAGGCAGTACAGTTATTATTTGCTGTCGTGCCAATGTTAGTTATTGCTGGTACTATTGAGGGTTTTTTTTCCCCTAGTCCCAGTGTCAACCCCGCCATTAAATATTTAGTGGGAATTATTATATTTACACTTTTAGTTTTGTATTGCAGCCAGAACAAGAGGGAGTTTGCACCTTAG